The Watersipora subatra chromosome 1, tzWatSuba1.1, whole genome shotgun sequence genome has a window encoding:
- the LOC137405406 gene encoding uncharacterized protein, whose protein sequence is MCGSVFSINVPGMEGFRLFIVVIWLASAAALTSEEKAAFAADVQLVENGDMYSFFSSGYPPHAIDNSVNPNDASVQNFTYNITINPDNTGNTVWCTSLGPVGFATNGVAIYNALTGETTDANVYEVFDDCKGHSSPGGAYHYHQFPVCVGDITVEDQFIGIALDGNPIYGPKASDQVNLLTSADLDACHGRFFNSEYRYHMTTDFPYVIGCYKAEPAASTLGGGPGDQRPPPGGNGPPTGRKKRQTDQQATCTNTDGSGELCDCTSGVLTRCDTLTGSETCESTSNQNAAEASTVEDGNSGSRLKAGCMAAATAILMMTTII, encoded by the exons ATGTGTGGGTCAGTATTTAGCATCAACGTGCCTGGCATGGAGGGCTTTCGACTTTTCATCGTAGTTATTTGGTTAGCTAGTGCGGCTGCCTTGACAAGTGAAGAAAAGGCTGCATTTGCTGCTGACGTTCAG CTTGTAGAGAATGGAGACATGTACAGCTTCTTCTCTTCCGGATACCCTCCACACGCGATAGATAATTCCGTTAATCCCAACGACGCAAGCGTCCAGAACTTCACGTACAACATAACTATTAACCCCGACAACACAG GGAATACTGTCTGGTGCACATCACTAGGACCTGTAGGCTTTGCTACAAATGGTGTGGCCATCTACAACGCCTTGACCGGTGAAACCACAGATGCAAATGTGTACGAAGTGTTTGACGATTGTAAAGGCCACTCCAGTCCAGGTGGAGCCTACCACTACCACCAGTTTCCAG TTTGTGTGGGAGACATCACTGTAGAGGATCAGTTCATTGGCATAGCATTGGATGGAAACCCAATCTATGGCCCGAAGGCGAGTGACCAGGTCAATCTATTGACCTCTGCAGACTTGGATGCCTGTCATGGCCGATTTTTCAATTCGGAATATCGCTACCACATGACAACAGACTTTCCATATGTGATTGGCTGCTATAAAG CGGAGCCAGCAGCAAGTACGCTAGGCGGTGGCCCTGGAGACCAACGACCACCTCCAGGTGGCAATGGACCTCCAACTGGCAGAAAGAAACGCCAGACCGACCAACAAGCCACATGCACAAACACGGACG GATCTGGAGAGCTATGCGACTGCACAAGCGGTGTACTAACCAGATGCGACACCTTGACAGGAAGTGAAACATGCGAATCGACTAGTAACCAGAATGCAGCTGAGGCAAGCACTGTTGAAGATGGAAACTCTGGCAGCCGACTGAAAGCTGGCTGCATGGCTGCTGCTACAGCTATCTTGATGATGACGACGATAATATAA